One genomic region from Acinetobacter sp. LoGeW2-3 encodes:
- a CDS encoding 3-hydroxyacyl-CoA dehydrogenase NAD-binding domain-containing protein, with translation MTETIHFETEGSIAVIVIDNPPVNTGSWSVRKGLLDAVEKFAQDETLTAAVIIGKDKNFISGSDLKEFGKPITPPELPQVIKAIEECPKPVIAAISGATLGGGYELALGCDARLAAANTLVGLPEVTLGMLPGAGGTQRLPRLIGLGPSIEVICSGKRLKAAEAFKLGMVEAIAEGDLRPFAIEYAKTAVKNPLSKKMVAAELAEELDGIIKKALKAGKNRPQVKEAIRLIQATATVDFETALAEEREVFQKLRVGEEAFALRHLFFAETSAKKAINLKETPVKAINNVVIVGAGTMGTGIAVAALRAGFKVAVYDQSKSVLVQCKSKIDDIYEKDVAAGRIKPSDQLIQLEQLELSDHDSVFENADLIIEAIFENLTVKQNLIKQIESVASPNTLIASNTSYIDLDEIAEVSIRPENIVGIHFFNPANIMRLVEVIHGNNTSQEVIASAFAFVQKLGKLPILCKNSFGFIGNRIYAAYRYQCELMLEEGALPHEIDQAIEGFGFNMGPFAVGDLSGLDIAWNMRKANASKRDPKARYVDIPDQLCEAQRFGRKTGAGYYSYANGKPEIDPIVTDIILKASATKGIERKNFTPEQIVERVLLTMANEAALLLAEGVTLRMNDIDLVMINGFGFPKWEGGPAYWASKQDLNYLYKQQEILEHNTGIGFNKGDLSIFHKLAKTA, from the coding sequence ATGACAGAGACTATTCATTTTGAAACTGAGGGATCAATTGCTGTTATTGTAATTGATAACCCTCCTGTAAACACAGGTTCATGGTCTGTGCGTAAGGGGCTGCTCGATGCAGTTGAAAAATTTGCACAGGATGAGACCCTCACAGCAGCAGTGATCATTGGTAAAGACAAAAACTTTATTTCAGGTTCCGATCTTAAGGAGTTTGGAAAGCCAATTACACCGCCTGAATTGCCTCAAGTGATTAAGGCAATTGAAGAATGTCCAAAACCTGTGATTGCAGCAATTAGTGGTGCAACTTTAGGTGGTGGTTATGAGCTGGCACTTGGTTGTGATGCACGTTTAGCCGCAGCGAATACCTTGGTAGGTTTACCTGAGGTGACTTTAGGTATGCTTCCTGGTGCTGGTGGCACACAACGTTTACCACGCCTGATCGGTCTGGGTCCTAGTATTGAAGTGATTTGTAGCGGCAAACGTCTTAAAGCTGCTGAAGCATTCAAACTAGGTATGGTCGAAGCTATTGCTGAGGGCGACTTACGTCCGTTTGCAATTGAATATGCAAAAACAGCGGTAAAAAATCCGTTATCGAAGAAAATGGTAGCAGCTGAACTTGCTGAAGAACTTGATGGCATTATCAAAAAAGCCTTGAAGGCGGGTAAAAACCGTCCTCAAGTCAAGGAAGCGATCCGTCTGATTCAAGCAACAGCGACAGTTGATTTCGAAACTGCTTTAGCCGAAGAACGTGAAGTATTCCAAAAACTTCGTGTAGGTGAAGAGGCATTTGCATTAAGACATTTGTTCTTCGCAGAAACCAGCGCCAAAAAGGCCATCAATCTGAAAGAGACGCCAGTTAAAGCCATTAATAATGTGGTGATTGTGGGTGCGGGTACGATGGGAACTGGTATTGCTGTTGCGGCACTAAGAGCTGGTTTTAAAGTTGCAGTTTATGACCAGTCAAAATCAGTACTGGTACAGTGCAAGTCTAAAATTGATGACATCTATGAAAAGGATGTTGCAGCGGGTCGAATCAAGCCCTCTGACCAGCTTATTCAGCTGGAACAGCTTGAACTTTCAGATCATGATTCTGTTTTTGAAAACGCTGATCTGATTATTGAAGCTATTTTTGAAAATCTAACCGTCAAACAGAATCTGATTAAACAGATTGAAAGCGTCGCTTCACCAAATACGCTCATTGCCAGCAATACATCCTATATTGATTTAGATGAGATTGCCGAGGTAAGCATTCGACCAGAAAATATTGTAGGTATTCATTTCTTTAATCCTGCAAATATTATGCGGTTGGTAGAAGTGATTCACGGTAATAATACCTCTCAGGAAGTCATTGCTTCTGCATTTGCATTTGTCCAAAAGTTAGGCAAGTTACCTATTTTATGTAAAAACTCTTTTGGCTTTATTGGTAACCGGATCTATGCAGCTTACCGTTATCAATGTGAATTAATGCTGGAAGAGGGTGCCTTGCCTCATGAAATTGATCAGGCAATTGAAGGCTTTGGCTTTAACATGGGGCCATTTGCTGTGGGTGATTTATCCGGGCTGGATATTGCTTGGAATATGCGTAAGGCCAATGCCTCAAAACGTGATCCAAAGGCACGTTATGTCGATATTCCAGACCAGCTCTGCGAAGCACAGCGTTTTGGTCGAAAAACAGGTGCTGGCTACTATAGCTATGCAAATGGAAAACCTGAAATTGACCCGATCGTTACTGACATTATTCTTAAAGCTTCTGCAACTAAAGGTATTGAACGTAAAAACTTTACACCTGAACAGATTGTGGAACGCGTATTACTCACTATGGCCAATGAAGCTGCCTTGCTGTTGGCTGAAGGGGTGACCTTACGTATGAATGATATTGATCTGGTGATGATCAATGGCTTTGGATTCCCTAAATGGGAAGGCGGACCTGCATATTGGGCATCTAAACAAGACTTAAACTATCTGTATAAGCAACAAGAAATCCTGGAACACAATACAGGTATTGGATTTAACAAAGGAGATTTATCCATTTTTCATAAACTAGCTAAAACAGCGTAA
- a CDS encoding acyl-CoA thioesterase, producing MSDRSSLTMSVLMTPDMANFSGNVHGGTILKLLDQVAYACASRYSGTYVVTLSVDQVLFKEPIKVGEMVSFLANINYVGRSSMEIGIRVEAQNIQTRQNRHTNSCYFTMVAVDSNGKPTTISPLNLDSQLKQCRFEAALRRKKLRLQTS from the coding sequence ATGAGTGATCGAAGCAGTTTAACAATGAGTGTATTGATGACACCGGATATGGCTAATTTTTCTGGCAATGTTCATGGGGGAACAATACTAAAGTTACTAGATCAGGTTGCTTATGCATGTGCCAGTCGTTATTCGGGAACCTACGTCGTTACATTATCTGTAGATCAAGTCTTGTTTAAAGAACCTATAAAAGTGGGAGAAATGGTTTCATTTCTGGCAAATATCAATTATGTCGGACGGAGCTCAATGGAAATTGGTATTCGCGTTGAAGCGCAAAATATTCAAACCCGTCAGAACCGGCATACCAACAGTTGTTACTTCACCATGGTAGCAGTAGATAGCAATGGTAAACCTACTACCATATCTCCTTTAAATCTTGATTCGCAACTGAAGCAATGCCGGTTTGAGGCTGCTTTAAGACGTAAAAAACTGCGACTACAGACCAGTTAA
- the pcaF gene encoding 3-oxoadipyl-CoA thiolase, protein MKNAYIIDAIRTPFGRYAGGLAPVRADDLGALPIKALMERNPGIDWENVDDVIYGCANQAGEDNRNVGRMSALLAGVPYQVPATTINRLCGSSLDAVAIAARAIKAGEANLIVAGGVESMSRAPFVMGKSDTAYGRNQKIEDTTMGWRFINPKLKELYGVETMPQTAENVAEQFNINREDQDKFALASQQRTAAAQARGFFDKEIIPVVIPQRKGDPIIVDKDEHPRASTTLEGLTKLKPVVKADGIVTAGNASGINDGAAALLIASGEAVEKYGLKPRAKIIASTVVGVEPRIMGFGPAPAIKKLLEQTGLTLDQMDVIELNEAFAAQALAVTRDLGLPDDAAHVNPNGGAIAIGHPLGASGARLVATALNQLEAIDGNYALCSMCIGVGQGIALIISRK, encoded by the coding sequence ATGAAAAATGCATATATCATCGATGCTATCCGTACACCATTTGGCCGCTATGCTGGTGGCTTAGCACCAGTCCGTGCAGATGATCTGGGTGCTCTACCAATTAAAGCTTTGATGGAACGTAATCCAGGCATCGACTGGGAAAACGTAGATGATGTAATTTACGGTTGTGCTAACCAAGCCGGTGAAGACAACCGTAATGTCGGCCGTATGTCCGCCTTGCTTGCTGGCGTGCCATACCAAGTGCCAGCAACTACAATTAACCGTTTATGTGGTTCATCACTTGATGCAGTAGCTATTGCGGCACGTGCAATTAAGGCAGGTGAGGCCAATCTGATCGTGGCTGGCGGTGTGGAATCCATGTCTCGTGCGCCATTTGTCATGGGTAAATCTGATACAGCTTATGGCCGTAATCAAAAGATTGAAGACACCACTATGGGTTGGCGCTTCATCAATCCGAAGTTGAAAGAACTGTATGGCGTAGAAACCATGCCACAGACTGCGGAAAACGTAGCAGAGCAGTTCAATATTAACCGTGAAGATCAGGACAAGTTTGCTTTAGCCAGCCAGCAGCGTACAGCAGCAGCTCAGGCACGTGGCTTCTTTGACAAGGAAATTATCCCAGTTGTAATCCCACAGCGTAAGGGGGATCCGATCATAGTTGACAAAGATGAGCATCCTCGTGCTTCAACCACACTTGAAGGGTTAACAAAGTTAAAGCCTGTGGTAAAAGCAGACGGTATTGTGACCGCAGGCAATGCATCAGGTATCAATGACGGTGCAGCTGCACTTCTGATTGCATCAGGTGAAGCAGTGGAAAAATATGGCTTAAAACCTCGTGCCAAAATTATTGCTTCAACTGTTGTAGGTGTAGAACCACGCATCATGGGCTTTGGTCCAGCTCCAGCAATCAAAAAACTGCTTGAACAGACTGGCTTGACTCTGGATCAGATGGATGTAATCGAACTGAATGAAGCCTTTGCCGCGCAAGCCTTAGCCGTAACGCGTGATCTAGGTCTACCTGACGATGCGGCTCATGTGAACCCGAATGGTGGTGCAATTGCAATTGGTCATCCACTAGGTGCTTCAGGTGCACGCCTGGTAGCGACAGCACTAAACCAGCTTGAAGCTATAGATGGAAATTATGCACTTTGCTCAATGTGTATTGGTGTGGGGCAGGGAATTGCCTTGATCATCAGCAGAAAGTAA
- a CDS encoding DcaP family trimeric outer membrane transporter, which produces MRLVVNTLAFTVVTCLYSHAYAGTTEQQQIQELRAELEVLKTAIQKQNNTEVHTTTTPQTQASFPVVANVPKKSEDSALKWKSKNGAEVNIYGFVRADAAYQIEGAKGMFNSINSVALTGEANKKSTEDRLDSTLTTTRIGLDFKAPVQDADIGGKVEIDFRGGSDKDTVRLRHVYMTYNNWLMGQTTSNFLSTETSPEMLDFNTPLGGGTTRTPMVRYTEKVNPNTQYFVALEKGNDENRLPAATAKLSHKFAEGTGLVTARGLLQEVRLRDLGDETELGWGIGLGVNYKPLNQLILNANYSHVSGDNKFLLATADNDRFIRTKESLELIDFDAFTLGVTYKFTPQIRSTLGYGSIIYDENNVKNKKGEPSNDHLQQGWLNVMYNPIKPITFGMEYIYGERETVDNRSGKDNRIEIMAKYDF; this is translated from the coding sequence ATGCGCTTGGTTGTAAATACCCTTGCATTCACGGTAGTAACTTGTCTGTACAGCCATGCTTATGCTGGTACAACTGAACAGCAACAGATACAAGAACTCAGGGCTGAACTAGAAGTACTAAAAACAGCGATTCAAAAGCAGAACAATACTGAAGTACACACAACAACCACACCCCAGACTCAAGCCAGTTTTCCAGTAGTAGCAAACGTTCCGAAGAAATCTGAAGATTCAGCATTAAAATGGAAATCAAAGAACGGCGCAGAAGTCAATATTTATGGTTTTGTTCGTGCTGATGCTGCCTATCAAATTGAAGGTGCAAAAGGCATGTTTAATAGCATCAATAGTGTGGCGCTAACAGGGGAGGCTAACAAGAAATCTACTGAAGATCGATTGGATTCGACATTAACAACTACCCGTATAGGCCTGGATTTCAAGGCTCCAGTTCAGGATGCTGATATCGGCGGTAAAGTTGAAATTGATTTTCGTGGTGGCTCTGATAAGGATACAGTACGACTACGTCATGTATATATGACTTATAACAACTGGTTAATGGGTCAAACGACCTCTAATTTCCTGTCTACTGAAACCTCCCCCGAAATGCTCGATTTTAATACTCCACTTGGAGGAGGCACAACGCGTACTCCAATGGTGCGGTACACGGAGAAAGTAAATCCTAATACCCAGTATTTTGTCGCATTAGAAAAAGGTAATGATGAAAACAGATTACCTGCTGCCACAGCGAAATTGAGTCATAAATTTGCTGAGGGTACTGGCCTAGTCACTGCACGAGGCCTCTTACAAGAAGTACGATTACGTGATTTGGGCGATGAGACAGAGTTAGGTTGGGGAATTGGCTTAGGGGTAAACTATAAGCCTCTTAATCAGCTGATTCTGAATGCCAATTACTCGCATGTCTCTGGCGATAATAAATTTTTGTTAGCTACTGCAGATAATGATCGATTTATCAGAACAAAAGAAAGCCTTGAACTGATTGATTTTGATGCTTTCACTTTAGGTGTAACTTATAAATTTACTCCTCAAATTAGAAGTACATTAGGTTATGGTTCTATTATCTATGATGAAAACAATGTAAAGAATAAGAAAGGAGAGCCAAGCAACGATCATCTGCAGCAAGGTTGGTTAAATGTTATGTATAACCCAATAAAACCAATTACGTTTGGTATGGAATATATCTATGGTGAACGTGAGACTGTAGATAATAGATCAGGTAAGGATAATCGTATAGAAATTATGGCGAAGTATGATTTCTAA